In Aegilops tauschii subsp. strangulata cultivar AL8/78 chromosome 3, Aet v6.0, whole genome shotgun sequence, one genomic interval encodes:
- the LOC109784714 gene encoding vacuolar-processing enzyme beta-isozyme 1 — MWKKHEQLNVGSEEKQRALREVKETVLHRKHLDSSIDFIGKLVFGFEGPSVLEATKGPGQPLVDYWDCLKTMVRVFESQCGSLTQYGTKHMRAFTNICNSGVSETEMKEASISACDSYNMGKWSPLVLGHSAWSAALQ; from the exons ATGTGGAAGAAG CATGAGCAGTTAAATGTTGGATCAGAGGAGAAGCAGAGGGCTCTCAGGGAGGTCAAAGAAACTGTGTTACACAGGAAGCATCTCGACAGCAGTATCGATTTCATCGGGAAGCTTGTCTTTGGATTTGAGGGGCCTTCGGTGCTTGAGGCTACTAAAGGCCCTGGCCAGCCATTAGTAGACTATTGGGATTGTCTGAAGACGATG GTGCGAGTTTTCGAGTCCCAGTGCGGATCACTCACTCAGTATGGCACGAAACACATGAGGGCGTTCACAAACATCTGCAACAGTGGCGTCTCTGAGACCGAGATGAAGGAGGCAAGCATCAGCGCTTGCGACAGCTACAACATGGGTAAGTGGAGCCCGCTGGTTCTAGGGCACAGCGCCTGGTCGGCTGCACTACAGTAG